Proteins found in one Kineosporia sp. NBRC 101731 genomic segment:
- a CDS encoding YifB family Mg chelatase-like AAA ATPase, translating into MALGRALSVAIVGMAGHVIDVEADIALGLPAFTLVGLPDASLTESRDRVRAACFNSGHPLPQRRITVNLSPAALPKAGSGFDLAIAVALLTAQTVLDASVVQNHVHIGELGLNGRVRPVRGVLPATLAAVRSGHPDVVVPAANAAEARLVPGARVHAMSTLADLIHLHGGTAGGSPASVQQLPLLHASSRSVLLAESDDDTANPGDVLVRPRDLAPLRGPVRSGPQPDLSDVIGQNEARQALELAAAGGHHLLLMGPPGTGKTLLASRLPGLLPDLDDDEAVEVTAVHSVAGTLDPQTGLIRRPPFQNPHHTCTVVSMVGGGSGLPHPGAASLAHRGILFLDEAGEFHSQVLDSLRQPLEHGDLVIHRANGMARFPARFLLVLASNPCPCGFAVGKGLDCVCAPVARRRYLSRLSGPLLDRVDLQVDVLPVSRADMAAGDRAESSATVRRRVLAARMIARDRLADTPWTCNGEISGSYLRGPLRLSPKVTQDVDRALDHGRLSIRGHDRVLRVSWTVADLAGRSEPDRDDVSRALMLRRRGQVSV; encoded by the coding sequence ATGGCGCTGGGCCGGGCGTTGTCCGTCGCCATCGTCGGCATGGCCGGGCACGTGATCGACGTGGAGGCCGACATTGCTCTCGGACTACCGGCTTTCACTCTGGTCGGACTTCCCGACGCCTCGCTCACCGAGTCCCGTGACCGGGTGCGAGCCGCCTGCTTCAATTCCGGGCACCCCCTGCCGCAGCGCCGCATCACGGTGAACCTGTCCCCGGCGGCACTCCCCAAGGCCGGAAGTGGGTTCGACCTGGCCATCGCCGTGGCCCTGCTCACCGCCCAGACAGTGCTGGACGCATCGGTGGTGCAGAACCACGTCCACATCGGCGAACTCGGGCTGAACGGCCGGGTCCGCCCGGTGCGGGGGGTGCTGCCTGCGACGCTTGCGGCGGTACGCAGCGGGCATCCCGACGTGGTCGTGCCTGCGGCCAACGCCGCCGAGGCCCGGCTGGTGCCCGGTGCCCGGGTACACGCGATGAGTACCCTCGCCGATCTGATTCACCTGCACGGTGGCACCGCCGGAGGTTCGCCGGCATCCGTGCAGCAGCTTCCGCTGCTGCACGCTTCGTCGCGCAGCGTCCTGCTCGCCGAATCCGACGATGACACGGCGAACCCAGGCGACGTGCTGGTGCGGCCGCGTGATCTGGCGCCGCTGCGGGGTCCGGTCCGGTCCGGCCCGCAGCCCGACCTGTCGGACGTGATCGGTCAGAACGAGGCCCGCCAGGCGCTGGAACTTGCTGCTGCCGGAGGGCATCACCTCCTGCTGATGGGGCCGCCCGGCACCGGGAAGACGTTGCTCGCCTCCCGGTTGCCGGGGCTCCTGCCTGATCTGGACGACGACGAGGCGGTGGAGGTGACGGCGGTGCACTCGGTGGCAGGCACCCTCGATCCGCAGACCGGCCTGATCCGCCGGCCCCCGTTCCAGAACCCGCACCACACCTGCACCGTCGTCTCTATGGTCGGCGGTGGCAGCGGGCTCCCTCACCCGGGGGCCGCCTCACTGGCGCACCGGGGCATCCTGTTCCTCGACGAGGCCGGTGAGTTTCACAGTCAGGTGCTGGACTCGCTGCGGCAGCCTCTCGAGCACGGTGACCTGGTGATCCACCGGGCCAACGGCATGGCCCGGTTCCCGGCGCGATTCCTGCTGGTGCTGGCCAGCAATCCGTGCCCGTGCGGCTTCGCCGTGGGTAAGGGGCTGGATTGCGTGTGCGCCCCGGTGGCGCGGCGGCGGTACCTGTCCAGGCTCTCAGGGCCGTTGCTCGACCGGGTGGACCTACAGGTCGACGTGCTGCCGGTCTCGAGGGCCGACATGGCTGCGGGAGATCGGGCAGAGAGCTCCGCGACCGTGAGACGCCGGGTTCTGGCGGCCAGGATGATCGCCCGTGACCGGCTGGCCGACACCCCGTGGACCTGCAACGGTGAGATCTCCGGCAGCTACCTGCGGGGGCCGCTGAGACTCTCCCCGAAGGTCACCCAGGACGTCGACCGGGCCCTGGATCATGGCCGACTCTCGATCCGTGGCCACGACAGGGTATTGAGGGTTTCTTGGACCGTGGCCGACCTGGCGGGTCGCTCCGAACCCGACCGCGACGACGTGTCCCGCGCGCTGATGTTGCGTCGGCGTGGGCAGGTGTCGGTGTGA
- the dprA gene encoding DNA-processing protein DprA — MAWSRLAEPGDIRAGAWVARRGAVAALAEVRAGRGEKRYAKRLVALDPARDLHNLQRLGGRLLIPSDPEWPDGLNRLETGMPFCLYVRGPMRLDEACVVSVSIVGARAATSYGEHVATDLGTGCADRGVTVVSGAALGIDAAAHRGALAVGGPTLAVLAGGLDRAYPPTNELLIGEIGRFGALVSEVPPGQVPTKWRFIFRNRIIAALGRATCVVEAGNRSGTMGTANWADRLSIPVGAVPGPITSPSSYGAHRLLRNGAVCVTSADELCELVGPIGAFMAEDEIVPAAEYDGLEPRDLHVLDALPVRKGVLVSVLCTRAGAQERSVTASLARLELRGLAEREGDGWRRAPARLRRETRGSGR; from the coding sequence GTGGCCTGGAGCAGGCTGGCCGAGCCGGGTGACATCCGGGCCGGTGCGTGGGTGGCCCGGCGGGGCGCGGTGGCCGCGCTGGCCGAGGTGCGGGCCGGTCGCGGCGAGAAGCGTTATGCCAAGCGTCTTGTCGCCCTCGATCCCGCGCGTGACCTGCACAACCTCCAGAGGCTCGGCGGTCGGTTGCTGATCCCGTCCGACCCGGAATGGCCCGACGGGCTGAACCGGCTGGAGACCGGGATGCCCTTCTGCCTGTACGTTCGCGGACCGATGCGCCTGGACGAGGCCTGCGTCGTCTCGGTCTCGATCGTCGGTGCGCGTGCGGCCACCAGCTACGGCGAACACGTGGCCACCGACCTGGGCACGGGCTGCGCCGACCGGGGTGTCACGGTCGTGTCCGGTGCCGCGCTGGGTATCGACGCAGCCGCGCACCGAGGTGCGCTCGCCGTGGGCGGTCCTACCCTCGCGGTGCTGGCCGGCGGTCTCGACCGGGCCTACCCGCCGACGAACGAGTTGCTGATCGGTGAGATCGGCAGGTTCGGAGCGTTGGTCAGCGAGGTCCCGCCGGGGCAGGTGCCGACGAAGTGGCGCTTCATCTTCCGCAACCGCATCATCGCGGCCCTCGGCCGGGCCACCTGCGTGGTCGAGGCCGGTAACCGCTCGGGCACGATGGGGACCGCCAACTGGGCCGACCGGCTGAGCATCCCGGTCGGGGCGGTGCCGGGCCCGATCACGTCACCCTCGTCGTACGGCGCCCACCGGTTGCTCCGTAACGGCGCGGTCTGTGTCACCTCGGCCGATGAACTCTGCGAACTGGTCGGCCCGATCGGGGCTTTCATGGCCGAGGATGAGATCGTCCCGGCTGCGGAGTACGACGGGCTCGAGCCACGTGACCTGCACGTGCTCGATGCCTTGCCGGTGCGCAAGGGAGTGCTGGTGTCGGTGCTGTGCACGAGGGCCGGGGCCCAGGAGAGATCCGTGACCGCGTCATTGGCCCGGCTGGAACTGCGCGGTCTGGCCGAGCGAGAAGGGGACGGTTGGCGCCGAGCCCCTGCCCGATTGCGCCGGGAGACAAGGGGATCCGGTCGATGA
- the hemC gene encoding hydroxymethylbilane synthase: MNRPPDAPGKRLLRIGTRSSPMALAQVERVRTELTAIVPGLVVEVVPVTTSGDRWPGALSELGGKGAFTKEVDQLLLSGEVDLAVHCMKDVPGDRPVPAGTTFASYLERDDVRDALIHPGGLSLDQLPPGSRIGTSAVRRIAQLSRHYPHLTTVPIRGNANSRLAKLEAGHADALLLAYSGLERIGETVRATQILDVGTMCPPIGAGVLGLQCRENDADTIDLVDRLGSPDTWQQTTAERMLLHVLQGHCNSPIAGFASSLPDGRLTLRAMVFSLDGKTSLEAEETGSASDPVLLGTSVAITLLRQGARELIDESADQH; encoded by the coding sequence ATGAATCGACCTCCCGACGCACCGGGAAAACGTCTCCTCCGGATCGGTACCCGGTCCTCCCCGATGGCGCTGGCGCAGGTCGAGCGCGTGCGCACGGAACTCACCGCAATCGTGCCCGGGTTGGTGGTGGAGGTCGTCCCGGTCACCACCAGCGGCGACCGCTGGCCTGGCGCCCTGTCCGAACTCGGCGGTAAGGGCGCCTTCACCAAGGAAGTCGACCAGCTGCTCCTGTCCGGCGAGGTCGACCTGGCCGTGCACTGCATGAAAGACGTCCCCGGCGACCGGCCGGTACCGGCCGGCACCACGTTCGCCTCTTACCTGGAACGCGACGACGTTCGGGACGCCCTCATCCACCCCGGCGGCCTTTCCCTCGACCAGCTGCCCCCGGGCTCCCGCATCGGCACCTCCGCCGTCCGGCGCATCGCCCAGTTGTCCCGCCACTACCCGCACCTGACCACCGTGCCGATCCGCGGCAACGCCAACAGCCGGCTGGCCAAGCTGGAGGCCGGGCACGCCGATGCCCTCCTGCTCGCCTACTCCGGCCTGGAGCGCATCGGCGAGACGGTCCGCGCGACCCAGATCCTCGATGTCGGGACGATGTGCCCGCCGATCGGTGCCGGTGTACTCGGTCTGCAGTGCCGGGAGAACGACGCGGACACCATCGACCTCGTCGATCGTCTGGGCAGTCCCGACACCTGGCAGCAGACCACGGCCGAGCGGATGCTGCTGCACGTGCTGCAGGGTCACTGCAACAGCCCGATCGCCGGGTTCGCGTCGTCCCTGCCCGACGGTCGTCTCACCCTGCGCGCCATGGTCTTCTCCCTGGACGGCAAGACCTCCCTGGAGGCCGAGGAGACCGGCAGCGCCTCGGACCCGGTGCTGCTCGGCACCTCGGTCGCCATCACCCTGCTGCGACAGGGTGCCAGGGAGCTGATCGACGAGTCCGCGGACCAGCACTGA
- a CDS encoding tyrosine recombinase XerC, whose translation MRNAHDEVLVEEFARHLAVERNLSEHTVRAYSADATELLRHARGSVGADRALDDLFTLAVLRSWLASMSSAGQARSTLARRAASARALSRWLYRGGRLGTDPGARLQAPKRGQRLPGVLRQDQARGALAEAAGAVENGLTETGSETLKVPPGDPMLVRDLALLELLYATGVRVGELCSLDVDDIDRERRTIRVLGKGGKERVVPFGVPAATALNSWLDRARPALTSENSGAAAFLGKRGGRVNQRQVRQVVHQALERVKDAPSLGPHGLRHSAATHLLDGGADLRSVQELLGHATLTTTQLYTHVSVDRLRASYRQAHPRA comes from the coding sequence GTGAGGAACGCACACGACGAGGTCCTGGTCGAGGAGTTCGCCCGTCACCTGGCGGTTGAACGCAACCTTTCCGAGCACACCGTGCGGGCCTACTCGGCCGACGCCACCGAGCTCCTGCGACACGCCCGGGGCTCGGTCGGCGCGGACCGGGCCCTCGATGATCTGTTCACGCTCGCCGTGCTGCGCTCCTGGCTGGCGTCGATGTCCTCGGCGGGTCAGGCCCGGTCCACCCTGGCGCGGCGGGCGGCGAGTGCTCGGGCGCTGAGCCGCTGGCTGTACCGCGGTGGCCGGCTCGGCACCGATCCAGGAGCCCGGTTGCAGGCCCCGAAGCGAGGGCAGCGGCTGCCCGGTGTCCTCCGCCAGGACCAGGCCCGCGGTGCTCTGGCCGAGGCCGCCGGAGCGGTCGAGAACGGTCTGACGGAAACTGGTTCTGAAACACTCAAGGTCCCGCCCGGCGACCCGATGCTCGTCCGCGATCTTGCTCTCCTGGAGTTGCTCTACGCGACGGGCGTCCGAGTGGGTGAACTTTGCTCGCTCGACGTCGACGACATCGACCGGGAACGCCGCACGATCCGGGTCCTGGGCAAGGGCGGCAAGGAACGCGTCGTTCCGTTCGGAGTACCGGCGGCCACTGCCCTGAATTCCTGGCTGGATCGCGCGAGACCGGCCCTGACCAGCGAAAATAGCGGTGCGGCGGCGTTTTTGGGAAAACGGGGAGGTCGGGTCAACCAGCGCCAAGTCCGACAGGTGGTGCATCAGGCACTCGAACGGGTGAAAGACGCTCCCTCGCTTGGCCCGCACGGGTTACGTCACAGCGCTGCGACTCATCTTCTCGACGGCGGCGCGGACCTTCGTAGCGTACAGGAACTGCTCGGTCACGCTACGCTCACGACTACGCAGCTCTACACCCACGTTTCCGTGGACCGGCTGCGCGCGAGCTACCGTCAGGCCCACCCCAGGGCCTGA
- the whiG gene encoding RNA polymerase sigma factor WhiG, protein MTAEDAVAANEAALRARWEKFKLTGDQTTRERLILHYSPLVKYVAGRVGVGLPPNIEQADLVSYGIFGLIDAIEKFDIDRAIKFETYAISRIRGAIIDELRAIDWIPRSVRYKAREVERAYASLEGELHRSPTEPEVAERLGMTLEELHAVFSQVSYVNVVALDELLTVGGEKGDKLSLVDTLEDTKAEDPVQAFESEETKFMLSRAINQLPEREKIVVTLYYYEGLTLAEIGRVLGVTESRICQMHTKAVMQLRGKLSEAS, encoded by the coding sequence GTGACCGCGGAGGACGCCGTCGCGGCCAACGAAGCCGCTTTGCGGGCGCGCTGGGAGAAGTTCAAGCTCACCGGCGACCAGACGACCCGCGAACGCCTGATTCTGCATTACTCGCCGCTGGTGAAGTACGTGGCCGGCCGGGTCGGCGTAGGTCTGCCGCCGAACATCGAGCAGGCCGATCTGGTCTCCTACGGCATCTTCGGTCTGATCGACGCCATCGAGAAGTTCGACATCGACCGCGCGATCAAGTTCGAGACCTACGCGATCTCCCGTATTCGGGGCGCGATCATCGACGAGCTGCGGGCCATCGACTGGATCCCGCGATCGGTGCGTTACAAGGCCCGCGAGGTGGAGCGCGCCTATGCCTCCCTCGAGGGCGAGCTGCACCGTTCACCCACCGAGCCTGAGGTGGCCGAGCGTCTGGGAATGACGCTCGAAGAGCTGCACGCCGTCTTCTCCCAGGTCTCCTACGTCAACGTGGTGGCGCTCGACGAGCTCCTGACGGTCGGCGGCGAGAAGGGCGACAAGCTCTCGCTGGTCGACACGCTCGAGGACACCAAGGCCGAGGATCCGGTCCAGGCGTTCGAGAGCGAGGAGACCAAGTTCATGCTCTCCCGCGCGATCAACCAGTTGCCGGAGCGGGAGAAGATCGTGGTGACCCTCTATTACTACGAGGGCCTCACCCTCGCCGAGATCGGCCGGGTGCTGGGGGTCACCGAGTCCCGGATCTGTCAGATGCACACCAAGGCCGTGATGCAGTTGCGCGGGAAGCTCTCCGAAGCGAGCTGA
- a CDS encoding M23 family metallopeptidase: MDLAGSAQQVVTAPLGGTVSFAGVVAATPVVSIDHGDGLVSSFEPVRARVHRGQVVGPGAVLGELLDAGPGSHCLPGVCLHWGVRRDGTYVDPLGLLGISRGPAVLLPLNPAAAVLRPRAAPVPGSRTAPDRPAPAASRSVASQ, translated from the coding sequence GTGGATCTCGCGGGATCGGCGCAGCAGGTGGTGACCGCACCGCTCGGGGGCACGGTCAGTTTCGCCGGCGTGGTGGCCGCAACTCCCGTGGTCAGTATCGATCACGGCGATGGCCTGGTCAGCAGCTTCGAACCGGTGCGCGCCCGGGTGCATCGCGGGCAAGTGGTCGGTCCGGGGGCCGTGCTGGGTGAACTGCTCGACGCCGGCCCGGGAAGTCACTGTCTACCGGGAGTCTGCCTGCACTGGGGGGTACGACGAGACGGCACCTACGTGGATCCGCTGGGACTGCTGGGAATCTCCCGGGGCCCGGCGGTACTGCTCCCGCTGAACCCGGCGGCCGCCGTTCTCAGGCCGCGTGCCGCGCCTGTACCCGGGTCCAGAACGGCACCAGATCGGCCGGCTCCCGCAGCATCTCGGTCAGTGGCTTCTCAATGA
- a CDS encoding acyltransferase: MLRNVQALRGIAALAVVIAHISDSSGIERKWLAGDWYWTGFMHDPGQAGVDLFFVISGLIMVVTTKRLVAGDATARRFLLRRAIRIYPAYWIATLPILALFLVKPDMVNSSMEDPPRILESLLLLPQPGLPLLMVGWTLTFELYFYLIFALVLFLPLAARLPALTVWGVATVGLAYLFEGSSNPWLATTAAPIVLEFLFGAVIGWLIVRGTFVLPWLFTLAGVGGTVAALALGDFPGPWYRALVGLPIAVAVYGIVGLERRSDLVAPQWLQTVGDASYSMYLWHVLVLTALGRVVLVRLPESSLIHGAALIFSLVAVLVSSLIAYRIIEKPLTEMLREPADLVPFWTRVQARHAA, from the coding sequence ATGCTTCGCAACGTCCAGGCCCTGCGCGGCATCGCCGCGCTGGCCGTTGTGATCGCGCATATCAGCGACTCGTCCGGCATCGAGCGCAAGTGGCTCGCCGGCGACTGGTACTGGACCGGGTTCATGCACGACCCGGGCCAGGCCGGGGTCGACCTGTTCTTCGTGATCAGTGGCCTGATCATGGTCGTGACCACGAAACGCCTGGTGGCGGGCGACGCGACCGCGCGACGGTTCCTGCTGCGACGCGCGATCCGGATCTACCCGGCCTACTGGATCGCCACCTTGCCGATCCTGGCGCTCTTCCTGGTGAAGCCGGACATGGTGAACTCCTCGATGGAAGACCCGCCGCGCATCCTGGAATCGCTGCTGCTGCTGCCCCAGCCCGGCCTGCCCCTGCTGATGGTCGGCTGGACGCTGACTTTCGAGCTGTACTTCTACCTGATCTTCGCGTTGGTGCTGTTCCTGCCGCTGGCGGCACGCCTGCCCGCGCTGACCGTCTGGGGCGTCGCGACCGTAGGGCTCGCCTATCTTTTCGAGGGATCGTCGAACCCCTGGCTGGCCACCACCGCCGCGCCCATCGTGCTCGAGTTCCTGTTCGGCGCGGTGATCGGCTGGCTGATCGTGCGGGGGACGTTCGTCCTGCCGTGGCTCTTCACCCTGGCCGGTGTGGGCGGCACCGTGGCCGCCCTGGCCCTCGGCGACTTTCCGGGCCCCTGGTACCGCGCCCTCGTCGGTCTGCCGATCGCCGTCGCCGTCTACGGGATCGTCGGACTCGAACGCCGCTCGGACCTGGTCGCCCCGCAATGGCTGCAGACCGTGGGCGACGCCTCGTACTCGATGTACCTGTGGCACGTACTCGTCCTGACCGCACTCGGCCGGGTGGTGCTCGTGCGGCTTCCCGAGAGTTCGCTGATTCATGGTGCGGCCCTGATTTTCTCGCTGGTGGCCGTGCTCGTCTCGTCGCTCATCGCATACCGGATCATTGAGAAGCCACTGACCGAGATGCTGCGGGAGCCGGCCGATCTGGTGCCGTTCTGGACCCGGGTACAGGCGCGGCACGCGGCCTGA